In one window of Drosophila innubila isolate TH190305 chromosome 2L unlocalized genomic scaffold, UK_Dinn_1.0 4_B_2L, whole genome shotgun sequence DNA:
- the LOC117779657 gene encoding WW domain-binding protein 4, with protein MLHAATEYWKSNERKYCDFCKCWLSDNKASIAFHESGKRHKLNVAKRITDISRSSEKAEREKQKMSAEIRKMEEAAMKSYAQDIHGHHGDMTARSIHTVLGAATSSGRQGLGVARQRQIDPMRLEGDSDEEEDNRRVNVDKVGSSETVPDASLWVEGKSDEGHTYYWNVKTNESVWQPPKEGYLSYEEYERINQLAIDQQEITQAKESLRFRANADEEVARFNRERHAQIYRKPDNSKEKKQKEEKRLEFKTEEEAATKEIGQWQIVETKPPPAPIDWELPQSNYYAAAPVVISQPDIEPPVKRFKEKTITGLDEASTSSSAPATFKKRKFANKGNARKPLDE; from the exons ATGCTACACGCTGC GACGGAATACTGGAAGTCGAATGAACGCAAATACTGCGATTTCTGCAAGTGTTGGCTGAGTGATAACAAAGCT AGCATTGCATTTCATGAGAGTGGCAAAaggcataaattaaatgtggcGAAGCGGATTACGGATATCAGTCGCAGCAGCGAGAAGGCGGAGCGTGAGAAGCAAAAGATGAGCGCGGAGATCCGTAAAATGGAGGAGGCGGCAATGAAATCCTATGCGCAGGATATTCATGGTCACCATGGCGACATGACGGCGCGTTCCATTCACACAGTGCTCGGTGCAGCGACGAGCAGCGGAAGACAAGGACTTGGTGTTGCCAGACAGCGACAAATCGATCCAATGCGTCTGGAAGGCGATTCCGATGAGGAAGAGGATAATCGTCGTGTAAATGTGGATAAAGTTGGCAGCTCCGAAACGGTGCCAGATGCTTCACTGTGGGTGGAAGGCAAATCGGATGAGGGCCACACATATTACTGGAATGTCAAGACAAATGAATCCGTCTGGCAGCCACCCAAAGAGGGTTATCTCTCATATGAAGAATACGAGCGTATCAATCAGTTGGCCATCGATCAGCAGGAAATTACGCAGGCAAAGGAATCATTGCGATTTCGAGCCAATGCGGATGAGGAAGTGGCACGTTTCAATCGAGAACGTCATGCTCAAATCTATCGCAAGCCCGATAATTCCAAGGAGAAGAAACAAAAGGAGGAAAAGAGACTGGAATTCAAAACGGAAGAGGAGGCGGCAACCAAGGAGATTGGACAATGGCAGATTGTCGAAACCAA ACCACCGCCAGCACCTATTGATTGGGAGCTACCTCAATCCAATTATTATGCTGCAGCGCCTGTTGTCATCAGTCAGCCCGATATCGAGCCACCAGTAAAACGTTTCAAGGAGAAAACCATAACGGGATTGGATGAAGCTTCCACTTCTTCCAGTGCGCCGGCCACATTTAAGAAACGCAAGTTTGCAAATAAAGGGAATGCACGCAAACCCTTGGACGAGTAG
- the LOC117781170 gene encoding probable serine hydrolase, whose translation MAQARVATAFNLEDKMTAKTSIGQPEPMLGENNWTEFSIEVPWGTVEGKWWGCRNKQPILALHGWQDNCGSFDRLCPLLPADYSVLAIDLPGHGNSSHYPQGMQYFIFWDGICLIRRIVRKYNWKNITLLGHSLGGALTFMYAASFPDEVHKLINIDIAGPTVRGVKRMAEGTGKALDKFLDYETLPESKQPCYSYDEMIKLVMDAYDGSVDEQSVKILMKRGMKPNQKGFLFARDLRLKVSLLGLFTAEQTLAYARQIRCKVLNIRGVPGMQFESTQFYAEVIDTLKQHAQHVVYVEVPGTHHLHLVTPERVAPHITQFLLNK comes from the exons ATGGCACAGGCCCGAGTAGCAACGGCATTTAATTTGGAAGACAAAATGACGGCCAAGACATCAA TTGGTCAACCTGAGCCAATGTTGGGAGAAAACAATTGGACTGAATTCTCAATAGAAGTTCCTTGGGGAACCGTCGAag GTAAATGGTGGGGCTGTCGGAACAAGCAGCCGATTCTGGCCCTGCACGGCTGGCAGGACAATTGCGGATCCTTTGACAGGCTGTGTCCATTGCTGCCGGCGGACTATTCGGTGCTGGCCATCGATCTGCCTGGTCATGGCAACTCCTCTCACTATCCGCAGGGAATGCAGTACTTTATATTCTGGGACGGCATCTGTTTAATACGTCGCATTGTGCGCAAGTACAATTGGAAGAATATCACGCTTTTGGGTCACTCTCTGGGCGGAGCACTCACATTCATGTATGCCGCCAGCTTTCCGGATGAAGTGCacaaattaatcaatattGACATTGCTGGACCAACAGTGCGAGGCGTCAAGCGAATGGCTGAAGGCACCGGCAAGGCTTTAGATAAATTCCTTGACTACGAAACGTTGCCGGAGAGCAAACAGCCGTGTTACTCCTACGACGAGATGATTAAGTTAGTGATGGATGCCTACGATGGTTCCGTGGACGAGCAATCTGTCAAGATTTTAATGAAACGCGGCATGAAACCCAATCAAAAGGGTTTTCTCTTTGCCCGTGATCTGCGGCTAAAAGTTAGTCTTCTTGGACTCTTTACGGCCGAGCAAACTCTCGCGTATGCCCGGCAAATACGCTGTAAAGTACTTAACATTCGGGGAGTCCCCGGCATGCAGTTTGAATCGACTCAATTTTATGCTGAGGTCATCGACACACTCAAGCAACACGCCCAACATGTTGTCTACGTCGAAGTGCCCGGAACGCATCATCTGCATTTAGTTACGCCGGAGCGTGTCGCTCCACATATAACACAATTTCTCTTAAATaagtaa
- the LOC117781171 gene encoding golgin subfamily A member 6-like protein 22: protein MDLIKEINEKYQALEAEIDKKLEKVQAEEQKLERQQERIAEKSTAVQSPKVLSYEEALQRNANTLKSLEIAKARLRSRSTYSPVEKLLQRALENYKRELESLNKQSREDFKQDEKGEDNLIMQSVLDANCIRKKTGESHRN, encoded by the exons ATGGATTTAATAAaggaaataaatgaaaaatatcagGCGCTTGAGGCGGAAATAGATAAGAAACTGGAAAAGGT GCAAGCTGAAGAACAGAAATTAGAACGTCAGCAAGAGAGAATCGCAGAAAAATCCACAGCTGTGCAGTCGCCAAAGGTTTTATCTTACGAGGAGGCTCTGCAGAGAAATGCCAATACCTTAAAA TCACTGGAAATAGCTAAAGCTCGCCTACGTTCACGTTCTACGTATTCACCTGTGGAGAAACTGCTGCAACGTGCCCTAGAGAATTATAAAAGGGAATTGGAAAGTCTCAATAAGCAATCGAGAGAAGACTTTAAGCAGGATGAGAAAGGAGAGGATAATCTGATTATGCAAAGTGTTTTAGATGCCAACTGTATACGAAAGAAGACCGGTGAAAGTCATCGCAATTGA